The Aythya fuligula isolate bAytFul2 chromosome 5, bAytFul2.pri, whole genome shotgun sequence sequence TCATCAATTCTAATTGTAGGCTTTCATATCTGGGTTAGTCACCACTGGTTCCCCTTTCAGAGACGACTAAGCATCTGGGGACCTTGATTCATCTGATCTATTTTTAACATGCCCATCATGGCGAGATGAATTTTTCTGGAATATatgttttttccacttgctGCTTGGCAGCTGAGGACGATGGGCTGACATGTAGCCATGGCAAATGCAGATTTTGTCCAGAGCAATCACAATCAGGCTATTCTGAAGGGTATACTTAAGCACAAGGGAAAGCATCAGATCCCCACGCTGATGTTCCAGAGTCCTTCAAAAATGCCCtcaaagggagaaagagaaaccaGCTTTTAGTCAATGATTTATAATTCAGCTGTACATGTTGCTCAACATGCAAAGGAGTTtctggaaagaacagaaaagcaaaatggatGAAGATAGTCAGTATCAGCACCACGCTTTTGCTTTAACACAAAGGTCACAAAGATCAGATATTAACTTCCCGAATAAATTTTCCATGGATGATATGAAATACTTCCTAGAAGACCTAGTGGCAAATGCTATTACcattctgttcttttaaaatcagttaaaGGCAAACTTCTCCCCATAAATCCAGCTGTGACTCTATGCCTGGGTCCAGCTCTCTGGGTTTTTAATAACAGGATATCCTatataacattaaaacaaactgtgGCAGAAGAGTTCTTGAATGgttttcctccccttctcccctccccctgccGTGCCCCAGCTAGTGTTTGTGACACTTCTCCAAAAGCTGAGCTATTGCCTAATCCTTGAATCTCTGTTTTACATCAATTCTTTTAAATTCTCCACTATTTCGATATACAAATCACacataaaaagaagaagaaaagcctcTCAGGCTTGCAGTTAACGTGCTGAAGCTAATTGTGTTTACTTATCAGTGCATGTCTCCTCCACAAGGAGCTGTTTCCAAAGTCATCAACTCCCAAGAGAAATTTCTTGCATGACAAAACatgctgggagggaaggggggtgTTTGACAAAACTTTTTGATGGAAGAATCATATAAACAGCAGCTTTTATTGGTCAAGGGTTGATGCCCTTTATGGCTGACAAATCATTCTTGCCTTTAGCACGAACACAGGGAGAAAGTGGGGCTTATTTCTCACACCAAGTTTGGGTCTAGAAGACAACTAGTCTCGCCTCTCTGTCGCCCGTAAACTGAAAAGGGTCCTGAGGTGTGAGCAAACAGGTGAGTTAAGAGCATCTCCCAGCATCAGCCTGAAAGCGCTGCCGAGAGCTGAGCTGTTAGGAAGGGTGGACTGAAGCACACAAAACACTTGCCTGAGGTCAGGATCTCTCAGGTGAAACTGAGGAACCCAGAAGATGCTTTTCTGAGCGgagggtgctggagctgcacagCCTGGCGAGCTTCTACTCATTACTGTGCTCGAAACTCACTGTGTAGCAGCACTGCCTGGGTTGTAGGGAAAACCTCTGATTGCGTTAGGGTGGTGTGAAAGCTTCTGTAACTGGTTTTGAATTCCTGGAAAGGAATATAACTAGCTGTGAAGTCCTGGTCTCACTAAGTCCAGATTTAAGAGATGCGTGTATAGGTCAGATAAGGGCGTGTGCATTGAGATTTTCACGTGCTGAAGGATCCTTTCCAAGGGTATAGTTTGATGTCTTGTGTAACTGCAACCAGTTCTAACTTCTCTTTTGGGAAGaggtgttattatttttttaaactgcattatCAGAAGCTTACTTCCCCAACTTAGCAATGGCACCGTAGCGTTGCTGGGgtagtgattttaaaaaattccactgttattgattttaaaaaattctttccTTTACCTTTCTCAATTTAGTGGCATCACAAGAATGATAGAAATGGTCTATTTAAAGGTGCATGTATGTTGATATTTACACTAAATACCCTGTTTCGAACAATTCAGAGTTGCTCCCACCTTCTTcacaggaaggaagggaagaaatgagaattttatTGTGACATATTCTGgctttcctaaaataaaacCTCTAAAAATATCTCTATCTCTCActaatgtttttcctcttctgagaccaaataaaataaaataaaattgaaatataaacaaatcaGACTTGAATTTCTAATGTCAGAAATATCTCTAATGTCATGCTGGGGCTGCCTCATTGGACCTGAGTTATAAACTTctcaaaatcttcagaaaatagaATAAACTTTCCTATTTGTGAAATGACTTTATCAAACCAAATTAGGACCAGAATAAAACCATTAGAAATGCATTCCAACATACACcttgtttactttaaaatgtattttgagacAAACATTGAATATGTTCTATATATTCACGTACAATTCTATGGTTGCTGCCTCCACACCTTATGTTCCCTGGTAAAAAGACACACCTCTAACATTTATCTAAGGGGGGTGGAAGGAACGAGTATGCTgactttgtgtttctttgcatCTCTGCTTTTCTACAGTGACTGTTATGATGTTGGCCAGGGGAAATCACACCCCCAATGATGAATTTGTGCTCTCGGGATTCTCAGAGCACAGGGATGTCCAGGCTGTCCTCTTTATGGTCTTCTCGGTGATCTACGTGGTCACTTTGCTAGGCAATCTGGCGATGATTGTGTTGATCAGGCTGGACTCCCAACTCCACACTCCCATGTATTTCTTCCTGAGCAGCTTGTCTTTCCTTGACGTCTGCTATTCTTCCTCAATCACTCCCAGACTGCTCTCAGACCTCCTGGCATCAAGGAAGGTCATTTCTCACTCTGAGTGCCTTgcacaattttatttctacGCTGTCTttgccaccactgagtgctaCCTCTTGGCAGTgatggcctatgaccgctacgtGGCCATCTGCAGCCCTCTGCTCTACGTGATCTCCATGTCCAGCAGGGTTTGTGCATGGCTGGTCGCTGGCTCATACCTTGCTGGGGTTCTGAATGCCACCATTCACACAGGGGTGGCACTTCGGCTGTCCTTCTGCGGCTCCAATGTCATCAATCACTTCTACTGTGAGGGGCCCCCGCTTTATGCCATCTCTTGCACAGATCCCACCATCAACGAAGTCGTGATGTTCGTCGTGGTGGGATTCAACCTGTTCGTCACCAGTCTGACCATCCTCATCTCCTACACCTACATCCTGGCCACTGTCCTCAGGATGCCCTCAGCTGCCAGCAAACGCAAAGCCTTCTCTACATGTGCGTCCCACCTGGCTGCTGTGACCCTCTTCTATGGATCTGCTGCATCCATGTACTCACGGCCCAGCTCCAGGCATTCCCAGGACCTGGACAAGGTGGCCTCTGTGTTCTACACTGTAGTCACCCCCATgctgaaccccctcatctacagccTGAGGAACAAGGAGGTGAAGGACGCTCTGGGGAGGGTGATGGAGAGGAAGCGTTCCTCTGACAGATAGTTTTTCTTGGTGAGTCAGAGGAATTGAGAGATCTTCTTAGAACTTCCTATACCTctccatttctgcagcagtggtAATGGAAGATTCAGTGCTCTCCAATATACTACTGATGAGCAAGGGGACAGAAGTATTGGTAAATCTCTACTTTGTTCCTAAATGCCTGTTCATGAGCTGCGCTTGGATTGGGCCATTTATTGACCTTACTCAGTCAGGGATGCATTAGTTACTTTGTCTGATAAGAATTTCAGGAACCGAAGGCCTTCTGAGTCTTTGTGGTCTGAGAATGCATTACCACTGTTGCCTTgagcagcaagaagaaataacagCTGTTGCTTTCAGCATGAAAATGATGACAAGAGATCTTTTAATGCCAAAGAACAGGCACATTTCTGGTGAACACACCTAGTGCGTTACAGCTGGTTGACT is a genomic window containing:
- the LOC116490152 gene encoding olfactory receptor 1020-like, with the translated sequence MTGGNHSGVTEFVLLGFTHLQELLFIIFLLIYITTLVGNLGMIVLIRTDPQLHTSMYFFLSHLSFLDICYSSSVTPKLLSGLLTGRNVISFNGCITQFFFCMVFITTDAIFLAIMAYDRYVAIRQPLHYVVVMSHRVRIRLVVGSYTAGGLNALVHTAGLLRLSFCGPNVVNHFYCEIPPLLPLSCSETQLNEVVMVLGNHTPNDEFVLSGFSEHRDVQAVLFMVFSVIYVVTLLGNLAMIVLIRLDSQLHTPMYFFLSSLSFLDVCYSSSITPRLLSDLLASRKVISHSECLAQFYFYAVFATTECYLLAVMAYDRYVAICSPLLYVISMSSRVCAWLVAGSYLAGVLNATIHTGVALRLSFCGSNVINHFYCEGPPLYAISCTDPTINEVVMFVVVGFNLFVTSLTILISYTYILATVLRMPSAASKRKAFSTCASHLAAVTLFYGSAASMYSRPSSRHSQDLDKVASVFYTVVTPMLNPLIYSLRNKEVKDALGRVMERKRSSDR